One stretch of Pseudomonas azotoformans DNA includes these proteins:
- the mksB gene encoding Mks condensin complex protein MksB, with product MIEPKRVLRALAEHWALLEPLCEHFDQGTLSLSELRAQLAAQQLDSTPQDITSLLDVWIRLDILVPVAKSPNRFELNAQIHDFLAYLRKEHRLGLCLEIEAYLRHLERLAGYIQDAFDIRDGHDLARQLRLLDMRVRDVLKKLANDEQALAAVADRAKTSDRQIPLRQRYAEVLATWDEYVEPMIQLVNADGAFEQGVRKVENVLLRMLTEQQRLGHLVDDDMLLRTHARILEMQTSAQLTLRHARELLLPLREEARRHNAVTRGAALALSAIRRKGLDAVPQAAMPMFTRPQSTFLGSASQVEAYVYALANFEPKPARFPKAHKSHKGDAQRAPRTVKEMLERCEDALPMPDLMTWLLEQEPDGATDELLYWFSRLSREKRFKRERLERRDYHTHEHQVSLRSFALLPAGSDAAEHPASTPHAS from the coding sequence ATGATCGAACCCAAGCGCGTCTTGCGCGCCCTCGCCGAACACTGGGCCCTGCTTGAGCCACTGTGCGAACACTTCGACCAAGGCACCCTGAGCCTGAGTGAACTGCGCGCACAACTGGCCGCCCAACAACTGGACAGCACGCCACAGGACATCACCAGCCTGCTGGACGTGTGGATTCGCCTGGACATCCTGGTGCCTGTCGCCAAGAGCCCGAACCGTTTCGAGCTCAATGCACAGATCCACGATTTCCTGGCCTATCTTCGCAAGGAGCACCGGCTTGGCCTGTGCCTGGAAATCGAAGCCTACCTGCGCCACCTCGAGCGCCTGGCCGGCTACATCCAGGACGCCTTCGACATCCGTGACGGCCACGACCTGGCCCGTCAACTGCGCCTGCTCGACATGCGCGTGCGCGATGTGCTGAAAAAACTCGCCAACGACGAACAGGCCCTCGCCGCCGTGGCAGACCGCGCCAAGACCAGCGACCGGCAGATCCCGTTGCGCCAGCGTTATGCCGAGGTCCTGGCGACCTGGGACGAATACGTCGAACCGATGATCCAGCTGGTGAACGCCGACGGCGCCTTCGAACAAGGCGTGCGCAAGGTGGAAAATGTGTTGCTGCGCATGCTCACCGAACAGCAGCGCCTCGGCCACCTGGTGGACGACGACATGTTGCTGCGCACCCACGCGCGCATTCTGGAAATGCAGACCAGCGCCCAACTGACCTTGCGTCATGCCCGCGAACTGCTGCTGCCGCTGCGTGAAGAAGCGCGTCGGCACAACGCCGTGACCCGTGGTGCGGCGCTGGCCTTGTCGGCGATCCGCCGTAAAGGCCTGGACGCAGTGCCACAGGCGGCGATGCCGATGTTCACCCGGCCGCAGAGCACCTTCCTCGGCAGCGCCAGCCAGGTCGAAGCCTATGTGTATGCGCTGGCGAATTTCGAGCCGAAACCGGCGCGCTTTCCCAAGGCGCACAAGTCCCACAAGGGCGACGCCCAGCGTGCACCGCGCACGGTCAAGGAGATGCTCGAGCGCTGCGAAGACGCCCTGCCGATGCCGGACCTGATGACCTGGCTGCTGGAGCAGGAACCAGACGGCGCCACCGACGAATTGCTGTACTGGTTCTCGCGCCTCTCGCGGGAAAAACGCTTCAAGCGCGAACGCCTGGAACGCCGCGATTACCACACACACGAGCACCAGGTCAGCCTGCGCTCATTCGCCCTGCTCCCGGCCGGATCCGACGCCGCCGAGCACCCTGCGAGTACACCTCATGCATCTTGA
- a CDS encoding energy transducer TonB, with the protein MQVVNWLPRTELPFAAPSRPELLQALEPYEAFESSGEEAAAPVAVVKPTPETRPVVERAKIEVPRPAPITKAAKVVEEAAPVVKAPVVPPPRFALQLLRAGRCLLLVELPTGERFQTRDPAYMLLKDMLRAAGLPDSPQIVGDPVRWPLLVRGNMDQGPEAARDFVQGFVSARLEDEPCVCLWLIGLPAVRFAGEANAEAWYRELQVESLGSVWALPGLELLMEEPQRKADVWQAMRRLMARWKTTDE; encoded by the coding sequence ATGCAGGTGGTCAACTGGCTGCCCCGCACCGAACTGCCGTTTGCCGCGCCGTCGCGGCCCGAGCTGTTGCAGGCGCTTGAGCCCTATGAGGCGTTCGAGTCTTCGGGCGAGGAAGCGGCTGCGCCGGTGGCGGTGGTCAAGCCCACGCCGGAGACGCGACCGGTGGTCGAGCGCGCCAAGATCGAAGTGCCGCGTCCTGCGCCAATCACCAAGGCCGCCAAGGTGGTCGAAGAGGCGGCCCCGGTGGTCAAGGCCCCGGTGGTGCCGCCACCGCGCTTTGCCCTGCAATTGCTGCGCGCCGGGCGCTGCCTGCTGCTGGTGGAGTTACCCACCGGCGAACGTTTCCAGACCCGCGACCCCGCCTACATGCTGCTCAAGGACATGCTGCGCGCCGCCGGCCTGCCCGACAGCCCGCAAATCGTCGGCGACCCGGTGCGTTGGCCGCTGCTGGTGCGCGGCAACATGGACCAGGGCCCCGAGGCCGCGCGGGATTTTGTGCAAGGTTTTGTGTCTGCGCGCCTGGAGGACGAACCCTGCGTGTGCCTGTGGCTGATCGGCCTGCCCGCCGTGCGTTTTGCGGGCGAGGCCAATGCCGAAGCCTGGTACCGCGAACTGCAGGTCGAAAGCCTGGGTTCGGTGTGGGCCCTGCCGGGTCTGGAATTATTAATGGAAGAGCCACAGCGTAAGGCTGATGTCTGGCAAGCCATGCGCCGGCTGATGGCGCGCTGGAAAACAACCGATGAGTGA
- the rimI gene encoding ribosomal protein S18-alanine N-acetyltransferase: protein MSEALSFRPMTEADLDAVLKIEYAAFSHPWTRGIFLDGLGKYQIWLMFEGEQQVGHGVVQIILDEAHLLNITVKPENQGRGLGLALLEHLMSRAYAASARECFLEVRDSNTGAFRLYERYGFNEIGRRRDYYPAVGGREDAVVMACTLVD, encoded by the coding sequence ATGAGTGAGGCTTTATCCTTCCGCCCGATGACCGAGGCCGACCTCGACGCTGTGCTGAAAATCGAATATGCGGCGTTCAGCCACCCCTGGACCCGTGGGATCTTTCTCGATGGGCTGGGCAAATACCAGATCTGGCTGATGTTTGAAGGTGAACAGCAGGTGGGGCACGGCGTGGTGCAGATCATCCTCGACGAGGCGCATCTGCTGAACATCACCGTCAAACCGGAAAACCAGGGACGCGGCCTTGGCCTGGCGCTGCTGGAACACCTGATGTCCCGCGCCTATGCCGCCAGTGCACGGGAATGCTTCCTGGAAGTGCGCGACAGCAATACCGGCGCGTTTCGCCTGTATGAGCGCTATGGCTTCAACGAGATTGGCCGTCGCCGGGACTACTACCCGGCTGTCGGTGGCCGCGAAGATGCGGTCGTCATGGCCTGCACCCTGGTCGACTAA